The candidate division WOR-3 bacterium DNA segment GAGCATGGGCAGCCCCGTGAAAAGTATGGACTTCCCCTTTTTATAGAGATATACTGTTATGACCATCAAGGCGAGTCCCGCCAGAAGCTGGTTGCTTGCGCCGAACAGGGGCCATAATACAAGGGCGCCTTTACCATCAGGTTTCACAAGGGCGAGTAAGAGGGCGGAAATGATCACCAGGGCGGTGGCACTGTGTCTTTTTGTCAGAAACTTTATTTTGAAACTCTGTGCGAGTTCAGTCACTATGTAGCGCTGGATCCTGGTGGCGCTGTCGAGTGTGGTTGCGGCGAAGCTTACTATGAAGACACCGAGTACTGTTTTTGCCAGAATTTTACTGATACCGAGGGCGGTGAGAAAGGTCGTCGCACCGTCGACAAAAGCGGATAATTTTGCACCCAATCCCGAAGCGACCGCCCAGTTTGAATAACGCGCTGTCCATGCCTCAATGCCGCCGAGTCCGGCAGTACAGGCGATGATGACGATCGTTGCAAGGGCTCCTTCCATTAACATCGCTCCATAACCGATAAAGCGGGCATGGGTTTCATCAGAGAGTTGTTTTGATGATGTCCCTGATGATACAAGACTGTGAAAGCCCGAGATTGCACCGCAGGCAATGGTGATGAAGAGAAACGGCCAGACAGGTGGTGCACCTTTCGGCGCGGTAACAACGGCAGGAGCGCTTATTTGCGGCGCAGTGATCACCAGTCCAAGAAAAAGTAAGATCATTGCGACTATCAATTGGTGGGCATTTATATAGTCGCGCGGCTGAAGGAGAGTCTGGACCGGCAGTACCGACGCGATATACGCATATATGAGCAGAATGAGCAACCAGGTTATAAGGGGAGAACCGCCGATAAAACCCGGTAGCTTTACAGGAATATAGATTCCGATGAATACCGTTATGTACATAAGAACGAGGGCAATGATTGAAAGCAGGGTCGGATTCGCTTTCTTCTTATATATCAAATAGCCCAGGGCTATTGCGATCGGTATTTCCATCCAGACCGGGAAGACCGCAGTGGGATACATGGTGAAGAGAATACCGATTATCAAAGCGAATATCGAAACCACGATGACGAGGCAGAAGAAGATGACGAGCAGAAAAAGAATACGCGATGTCGGGCTGACGATATGGCTCGTCACATCGCCGATCGATTTCCCTTTGTTTCGGGCGGAGATTACCAGAGCGCCGAAGTCATGTACTGCTCCCATTACGATTGAACCGACAAACACCCAGATCAGGGCGGGCACCCATCCCCAGATTACTCCGATGGCAGGTCCTACAATAGGTCCTGTACCGGCGATCGAAGTGAAGTGATGGCCGAAGAGGATCTCTTTTCTGGCGGGTACATAATCCATTCCGTCATTCAATTCATGGGCGGGTGTTATTCTTTTTTTACTCAGTTCAAATAATTTATTGCCCAGAAAACGTCCGTATGTATGGTAGGCTATGATAAAACCGATGTATACAAGTAAACAAAGAAACAGAGCATTCATGGTAAACAACCCCCTTTCTTTATGTTGAGTGATTATAACAACATAATCGTTTATGTCAAGAAAGTATCCACGGCGTGCAGGTGTTGAGTCGGGCCTGTAATAATTGCTTGACATTCCGGTAAAAATATGTAAAATGGTTTCATCAAGCCAGGATAGCTCAGTTGGTAGAGCACCGGACTGAAAATCCGGGTGTCCGCAGTTCGATTCTGCGTCCTGGCATTTTTTTGTTTGGTTGCTTGACACATCTACAATTTCACATATAATTTCTTACGAGAAATTGAAATTTATGGTTTATAAAGAACACTTTCAACAGAGAAACAGAAAACTACAGAAATACAGGAGGCTTGAGAAATCGTTTTTTGTAATTTTATTGCTTTTCCTTTTTTCATTTTCCGGCTACTTATTCGGTGGAGAAACGGCTGCTGTGTATAACTCGATGGACCGGCTCTCCTACTGGTTGGGTCGGGCTCAGGTGGATACCGT contains these protein-coding regions:
- a CDS encoding carbon starvation protein A, producing MSSNYYRPDSTPARRGYFLDINDYVVIITQHKERGLFTMNALFLCLLVYIGFIIAYHTYGRFLGNKLFELSKKRITPAHELNDGMDYVPARKEILFGHHFTSIAGTGPIVGPAIGVIWGWVPALIWVFVGSIVMGAVHDFGALVISARNKGKSIGDVTSHIVSPTSRILFLLVIFFCLVIVVSIFALIIGILFTMYPTAVFPVWMEIPIAIALGYLIYKKKANPTLLSIIALVLMYITVFIGIYIPVKLPGFIGGSPLITWLLILLIYAYIASVLPVQTLLQPRDYINAHQLIVAMILLFLGLVITAPQISAPAVVTAPKGAPPVWPFLFITIACGAISGFHSLVSSGTSSKQLSDETHARFIGYGAMLMEGALATIVIIACTAGLGGIEAWTARYSNWAVASGLGAKLSAFVDGATTFLTALGISKILAKTVLGVFIVSFAATTLDSATRIQRYIVTELAQSFKIKFLTKRHSATALVIISALLLALVKPDGKGALVLWPLFGASNQLLAGLALMVITVYLYKKGKSILFTGLPML